The following DNA comes from Bacillota bacterium.
GGTCCGTCCGCCATAACCGGAACGTGACCGGCGAGAACAGAGCTGTTGCTGGAGCCCCTGTAGAGCTCGTTGTTGAGTATGGCAGCGGCACCTATACCCTCTATAATATCTAGCATTATCACATTCCTGTCGCTCTTGCACGACCCGAAGAGTCGCTCACCGACCAGTTTGGCCCTGGTATCATTCTCCACATAAGCGGGGATCCCCAGTTCATCACTGACCATCCGAGCGAGCGGAAGCTCTTTCCACCCGTCCAGCTTGGGACAGAACTGGACCAGTCCCTTGTTGAAATCGGCGAGCCCCGGAACGGCGATGCCTATCCCGAGAATCTTCGATCGCCTGATCTTCAGATCGTCCAGTGAACCCTCCACTAGTTCCCGCAGCCTCTCGACAAAACTCTCCGGGCCCGAACGGGGCTGGGTCTCAAACGTTATATTCTTAAGCACCCTCGCTTCACAATCGGTCACCGCCATATGCGTGTGTTCCACCTCAACGAACACACCTATCACATACGAATTGGACGGATCGAACTGAACGAGCACCGGGGGCTTGCCCCCTCGCTTGGTGGAAGAACCGTTGCCGGCCTCCTTGAGCAGCCCCTCCTCGACCAACTCATTCACGATGCCGCTGGCGGTAGAGCGGCTCACACCCATCAGCTTTGAGAGCTCGCTTCTTGACATCGGGCCGCCGTCCCAGATCAATTTGAGGATGCGACACGTTTAACGCGGGAGTTTTAGACTGGCTCAAGGGTCGCGCCCCACGCGGGCGCGTGGATTGAAACCAGAAATGCCACCTGCTGCGTAGTGTAGCATGTTTTCCTCAGATATGCTACAAGGTGTAGCACGTCCAGCCTCTGGTAATAATATGGAAGTTATCATAACCCAAGAAGGAACCAGTGATGTACAAAACGGATGATGCGAGATGAATGACGTACATCACGGGTGGGGGAGGAATAGTGACCTACGTCACCGGTAGGGCGAGATAGAGTGACGTACGTCACTAGTTAGGCGAGAAGAGTGATGTACATCAGCGTTCGGGCCCTACGCGTGACGTGGGGAACGGGTTAGGCATGACTAGTGATGTGCATCAGCATTCCCTTTGAGGGAGGGAACCAGTGATATATGTCACACGTTGGCCTTCAATGATGACATATGGAACGATTAATTGAGAACCCGTGATCTACGTCACGTATTAACCTAGAAGAGTAGCAATGTAGAGAATCTCAGTCGTGATCTCTCTAAACATGCGCACTGCCAACTTTCTTGGCAGGCTGCGCGCAGGGGTGCCAAGTTTATGGGCAGTCATTCATCCACTCTGCCAAGATTCTTGGCAGGGTGTCCCAGCAAAGAGGTGA
Coding sequences within:
- a CDS encoding ROK family transcriptional regulator, whose protein sequence is MSRSELSKLMGVSRSTASGIVNELVEEGLLKEAGNGSSTKRGGKPPVLVQFDPSNSYVIGVFVEVEHTHMAVTDCEARVLKNITFETQPRSGPESFVERLRELVEGSLDDLKIRRSKILGIGIAVPGLADFNKGLVQFCPKLDGWKELPLARMVSDELGIPAYVENDTRAKLVGERLFGSCKSDRNVIMLDIIEGIGAAAILNNELYRGSSNSSVLAGHVPVMADGPRCSCGKRGCLEAVASNAAIIERVKNSVVEGDWGRKREEDWLTNHVRERLGGDVAGLTIDEVVEAFREGSTLAREVVLDVGEYVGLAVAALISYFDPDKVILSGKIFGVGEPLLEVIN